The DNA window CGACTGTAGGGGGAGTTGAGGTAGCACGGCAGCAAATGCAGAACTCGAGAGAAAACAGCCTATGATTGCCGCAAATGTCCGATGAAACGTCATTTTAGCCTCCTAATCGTGCATCAGATCAATGAACATGCCTTATGGTGGTGCATCAATGCTAATTTATCGTGCGGTGCTGCACCAACAGCGCACAGACACACGGGGAAAGAACTACCAACTGCCGGCGTTAGTAACCACTGCAGGATGCATGCCATCATCATCCCGATACCGTACAGTAGTTCGCGACAGGAAGGGTGCTCGACTCGGCGCTCAACCACGGCGATGCCTTTCGAGACGATTCCGCAGCGATCAGATGGTTCCGACGCATCCGGCTTAAAAGGCCGCATGCTGTTGGAACTGCGTTGTTGCCAGAGGGCCAGGGCTTTCGTCGGCAAGCCCTCTGGCTACCGCGTCTTCTGTCGAGCCGTCCCTATGCAGAGGATCAAAATACTGCCTATGGATCACGCGATGAATGGAACCGAGATCTTGTTGTAGGTGATCCAGATATTCGTGAAGTACGGCAGAATTTAGGTCCGCAAGATCCAATTGGTCCAGCCGCTTACGCCCCCGGCGCAATGCTCCCTGGGCGGCCGAGTTGGCGGGCAGAGTGGCCAGAGCGACTTCCATTTCCCCGAGGCAGTGGTAGACCGTCCGCGGGAATTTGCGATCTCGGATGAGAAACTCGACCACTTCGTTGCCACGCACCTCGACGGACACGTGGCGCCGATACATCTCAAAGGCGCTCATGGCGCGTAAAACCCCGATCCAGAGGCTTTCGCTGAGGGTTGCTTGTAACTTATCCCTTTGGGGAAGAATAACCGCTGTCGTGACGTCCACAATGCGCGTGGTCATGTCGGCGCGCTCCATGTTCCTTCCAAGTTTGACGAACTGATAGGCGGCATCTTGGCTCATGGTTCCAACCAGGAGGCCCACGAGGGCATGACGCCTGGCAATTACCTCACTCAAAAACGCGTACCGATCGTGTCGGTTGCCGATCGAGGCACTGGCATAATCGCGGACGAAAAGAAAAAGGGAGTTGAGGCGCTCCCAAAACTCGGAGGGAAGGATTTCCCGAAATGTCCGACTATTCTCTCGAGCCTGGTGAATACAGGAAACAATAGCGCTAGGGTTACGTTCATCCGCGATCAAGAACCCCATGATCCGTTGCTCGTCGAGGTTTCCGTAGCGCGTTTCGTAGAGTTCGGCGATACCGGCAATCCGAAGCAGTATATCCCAACCAAACTCGGCTTTTGGGGGCAGATCGAGCAGCAGCAAAGTAG is part of the Acidithiobacillus caldus ATCC 51756 genome and encodes:
- a CDS encoding alpha-E domain-containing protein, translating into MLSRIAEHLYWMARYLERSEDMARLINATTLLLLDLPPKAEFGWDILLRIAGIAELYETRYGNLDEQRIMGFLIADERNPSAIVSCIHQARENSRTFREILPSEFWERLNSLFLFVRDYASASIGNRHDRYAFLSEVIARRHALVGLLVGTMSQDAAYQFVKLGRNMERADMTTRIVDVTTAVILPQRDKLQATLSESLWIGVLRAMSAFEMYRRHVSVEVRGNEVVEFLIRDRKFPRTVYHCLGEMEVALATLPANSAAQGALRRGRKRLDQLDLADLNSAVLHEYLDHLQQDLGSIHRVIHRQYFDPLHRDGSTEDAVARGLADESPGPLATTQFQQHAAF